In one Solanum lycopersicum chromosome 11, SLM_r2.1 genomic region, the following are encoded:
- the LOC138339482 gene encoding uncharacterized protein: MASLLDKQRNQSPARPSLFDSKLYKYWKIRMRDYLMAEDSEVWDVICKGPYVPSMEVKDGEKNHKARKLLMCGLSINEYDLISSCESAKEIWDLLKTTYEGTEKIRKSKLDLFSTQFEDFTMNDGELIHEVRTRFSNIIDELMFLEEPVPIVKTADGEDKEGDQVCSEISRREVFFRAVKREMTAWEKSSSDSDDSENTDNGFMAKSDEEDSDEKVTLSYFKQNLNTFSTSKLRKLAVVLLDLISEIKDEKDLVNNNLYISQDGKIALVAQISDIKSQMLVLEAENLELKKRMKGVTNKTFKGKNEASSLQLELENKLHTAEMKTKIALERNLELERDLVRVKEELEKSLKWTNSSKILTNLIGQDNNSRRGLGCDKIKSSYNPRRKSVPDADNLLSENCCRDGNHKKDCPILEKFEGGSSNYSKQLKRAKERHVKFVRSESNQEKKERKPGLHAKFFRSDSNVETEHKGPGPRYHFSKKTLPPWTGRILVKTFNSYWELCLK, encoded by the exons ATGGCGTCACTACTGGATAAGCAAAGAAATCAGTCTCCCGCAAGACCTTCTCTGTTTGATAGTAAGCTATATAAATATTGGAAGATTCGGATGAGAGACTATCTCATGGCTGAGGATAGTGAAGTATGGGATGTCATATGTAAAGGTCCTTATGTGCCAAGCATGGAGGTTAAAGATGGAGAG AAAAATCATAAAGCAAGAAAGCTCTTGATGTGTGGCCTTAGTATAAATGAATACGATCTGATTTCATCTTGTGAATCAGCCAAGGAAATTTGGGATCTGTTAAAAACAACTTATGAGGGCACTGAGAAAATAAGGAAATCTAAGCTAGATCTCTTTTCTACTCAGTTTGAAGATTTCACCATGAATGATGGTGAACTCATTCATGAAGTGCGCACTAGATTCTCCAACATCATAGATGAGCTCATGTTCCTTGAAGAACCTGTTCCTATTGTCAAGACTGCAGATGGTGAAGACAAAGAAGGGGACCAGGTCTGTTCCGAGATAAGCAGAAGAGAAGTTTTCTTCAGGGCAGTAAAAAGAGAAATGACTGCATGGGAAAAATCCTCAAGTGATTCAGATGATTCTGAAAACACAGATAATGGTTTTATGGCAAAGTCAGACGAGGAAGATTCTGATGAAAAGGTAACTCTATCTTATTTCAAGCAAAACTTGAATACCTTTTCTACTAGTAAGTTGAGAAAGTTGGCTGTTGTATTACTTGATTTGATAAGTGAGATAAAAGATGAGAAGGATCTCGTAAACAACAACCTATATATCTCTCAAGATGGAAAAATTGCATTAGTTGCCCAAATATCTGATATTAAAAGTCAAATGCTTGTTCTAGAAGCTGAAAATCTAGAATTGAAGAAAAGGATGAAAGGGGTAACTAATAAAACTTTCAAAGGAAAGAATGAGGCAAGCAGCTTGCAGCTTGAGCTTGAAAATAAGCTGCACACTGCTGAAATGAAGACCAAAATTGCATTAGAAAGAAATCTTGAGTTAGAGAGGGACCTGGTCCGTGTAAAAGAGGAACTGGAAAAATCTCTCAAATGGACCAATTCCTCTAAGATTCTTACAAATCTGATCGGTCAAGACAACAACAGTAGAAGAGGGTTAGGCTGTGACAAGATAAAATCCTCCTACAATCCTCGAAGAAAAAGTGTTCCTGATGCTGACAATCTGTTGTCTGAGAATTGTTGTCGAGATGGAAATCATAAGAAAGATTGTccaattttggaaaaatttgaAGGAGGTTCGTCAAATTATTCCAAACAGCTGAAAAGAGCTAAAGAAAGGCATGTGAAGTTTGTCCGATCTGAAAgtaatcaagaaaagaaagaaaggaaaccTGGTCTTCATGCAAAATTTTTCAGATCCGATAGTAATGTGGAAACGGAGcataagggacctggtcctcgCTATCATTTTAGCAAGAAAACTTTGCCCCCTTGGACAGGAAGGATTCTTGTTAAGACTTTTAACAGTTATTGGGAACTCTGTTTGAAGTAG
- the LOC101254291 gene encoding ABC transporter C family member 10, which yields MWKFKYDHGNVTDLLNGLSFVGAILLLCIGFIKGSECDETCYKPLQDGITPFANAGFLGNLSFWWLNPLMKKGKNKILEDEDVPHLRSADGAGTCFDQFNEKVDMLKRKDPLGKPSILMAILLCHKKSILISGVFALIKVLTLTTGPLFLHTFIEVAEGRESFKYEGFALTAGFFLAKCLESLAERQWLFRSRLIGLQVKSSLTAAIFHKQLHVLNAAKKTHSPGQVMNYVTVDAHKIGEFPFWFHQIWTTFLQLVLVLCVMYYSIGVAASAALVIVIVTVVANSPLSKLQLKYQTNLMIAQDKRLKAITEALAHMKVLKLYSWEKHFMDAISKLRSEETKWLSFVQTQKGYYLVLFWSSPILVSSATFVACYLFGVPLHVTNVFTFLASINLVQQPIRNLPDVVGAFIEAKVSLSRIVKFLEEPDMHTRDMKKKRQDDVNICINCTDVSWEMNTLKPTLNDINLDIKNGEKLAVCGEVGSGKSTLLSLILGEVPYINGTVDVYGKIAYVSQTAWIQTGTIQENILFGSNMEPKRYRQAIERSSLVKDLEMLPFGDLTEIGERGNNLSGGQKQRVQLARALYQDAHIYLLDDPFSAVDAHTSTNLFNDYVMGALSGKTVLLVTHQVEFLPAFDSILLISSGKIMESGTFDELLTKSEEFQDLVNAQKTTSDPKCQEVHATKRPIEAEIEFDDNVSSEERDHVVSLKGDQLIKAEEREVGDAGLKPYIQYLKHNKGFLYFSDRIDNSCFNDRQEAQRTVATVRSKRSQAIVQDRVKWSYLSKPKIIY from the exons ATGTGGAAATTTAAATATGATCATGGCAATGTAACAGATTTATTAAATGGACTATCTTTTGTTGGAGCAATACTTTTGCTCTGCATTGGATTTATTAAGGGAAGTGAATGTGATGAGACATGTTATAAGCCTTTACAAGATGGAATTACTCCATTTGCAAATGCTGGATTTCTTGGGAATTTGTCATTTTGGTGGTTGAATCCACTAATGAAGAAAGGTAAGAATAAGATTCTTGAGGACGAAGACGTTCCTCATCTAAGATCAGCCGATGGAGCAGGAACATGTTTTGATCAGTTCAATGAGAAAGTGGATATGCTTAAAAGAAAAGACCCTTTAGGAAAACCTTCTATATTAATGGCAATACTCCTCTGCCACAAAAAATCTATCCTGATATCGGGGGTGTTTGCTCTAATTAAGGTCTTAACGCTGACAACAGGACCGTTGTTTCTTCATACGTTCATCGAGGTTGCTGAAGGAAGAGAATCCTTTAAGTATGAAGGATTTGCTCTAACAGCTGGCTTTTTCCTTGCCAAATGCTTGGAATCTTTAGCGGAGAGGCAATGGCTCTTCAGAAGTAGACTGATTGGACTACAAGTAAAATCTTCACTCACTGCAGCTATATTTCACAAACAACTCCATGTCTTAAATGCTGCAAAGAAAACTCATTCCCCTGGCCAGGTAATGAACTATGTCACTGTGGATGCTCATAAAATAGGTGAATTCCCCTTTTGGTTTCATCAGATATGGACGACATTTCTTCAGCTCGTCCTAGTGTTATGTGTAATGTACTATTCTATAGGGGTAGCTGCATCAGCAGCATTAGTGATTGTAATAGTAACTGTAGTAGCGAATTCCCCGTTATCCAAGTTGCAGCTTAAGTATCAGACTAACCTCATGATAGCACAAGATAAAAGGCTAAAGGCAATCACGGAAGCACTCGCGCATATGAAGGTTCTCAAGCTATATTCTTGGGAGAAACATTTCATGGACGCGATAAGCAAGTTGAGATCAGAAGAAACCAAGTGGCTTTCATTTGTACAAACACAAAAAGGATACTACCTCGTCCTGTTTTGGTCATCTCCTATTCTGGTCTCATCTGCAACTTTTGTAGCTTGTTACTTGTTTGGAGTTCCTCTTCATGTCACCAATGTTTTCACATTTCTAGCCTCTATAAACCTTGTTCAGCAGCCTATTAGAAATCTCCCTGATGTTGTTGGGGCATTTATTGAAGCAAAGGTTTCGCTGTCGAGGATTGTGAAATTTCTTGAGGAACCTGACATGCATACAAgggatatgaagaagaaaaggcAAGATGATGTGAACATTTGTATAAACTGCACTGATGTTTCTTGGGAGATGAATACTTTAAAGCCTACGTTAAACGACATAAATCTCGATATTAAAAATGGTGAAAAACTAGCCGTATGCGGTGAAGTTGGCTCAGGGAAATCTACCCTCTTGTCTCTGATTCTTGGAGAAGTTCCATACATCAATGGCACA GTTGATGTTTATGGAAAGATAGCTTATGTTTCACAGACAGCATGGATTCAGACAGGGACCATACAAGAAAACATCCTATTTGGATCAAATATGGAACCAAAAAGATATCGGCAAGCTATAGAAAGGAGTTCACTGGTGAAAGACTTGGAGATGCTTCCATTTGGTGATCTTACTGAGATAGGAGAAAGAGGTAACAATTTGAGTGGAGGGCAAAAGCAAAGGGTTCAACTTGCTCGTGCCCTCTATCAGGATGCACATATTTACCTCTTGGATGATCCATTTAGTGCTGTAGACGCACATACCTCGACCAATCTGTTTAAT GATTACGTCATGGGTGCTCTATCAGGAAAAACTGTGCTGCTGGTAACACACCAAGTTGAATTTCTTCCAGCATTTGATTCTATTTTG CTAATATCTAGTGGGAAGATCATGGAATCCGGTACATTTGATGAGTTGCTGACAAAGAGTGAAGAATTTCAGGACCTTGTTAATGCACAAAAAACTACTTCTGATCCTAAATGTCAAGAAGTTCATGCTACTAAAAGGCCTATAGAAGCTGAGATAGAGTTTGATGATAATGTTTCCTCCGAGGAACGAGATCATGTAGTTTCTCTAAAAGGAGATCAATTAATCAAAGCAGAAGAACGAGAAGTAGGAGACGCTGGATTGAAGCCATACATACAATATCTAAAGCATAACAAAGGATTCTTGTATTTCTCTGATAGAATCGATAATTCATGTTTTAATGATAGACAAGAAGCGCAAAGAACAGTAGCAACTGTACGCAGCAAAAGAAGCCAAGCTATAGTCCAAGATCGAGTAAAATggagttatttgtcaaagccaaaaataatatattaa
- the ABCC16 gene encoding ABC transporter C family member 10, translated as MLLESFLEMLNSHTYLNHIFLLSLDFLLLFLLLVLLVFKISLRNLLSCGITKLSISSTIFNGCLSLGYIVFGVWKLKEQHQEYELVVHGITWLFVSLFISLCKKQTFLIVKIYSITAFLLAVFLCITSMWKFKYDHGNVTDLLNGLSFVGAILLLCIGFIKGSECDETCYKPLQDGITPFANAGFLGNLSFWWLNPLMKKGKNKILEDEDVPHLRSADGAGTCFDQFNEKVDMLKRKDPLGKPSILMAILLCHKKSILISGVFALIKVLTLTTGPLFLHTFIEVAEGRESFKYEGFALTAGFFLAKCLESLAERQWLFRSRLIGLQVKSSLTAAIFHKQLHVLNAAKKTHSPGQVMNYVTVDAHKIGEFPFWFHQIWTTFLQLVLVLCVMYYSIGVAASAALVIVIVTVVANSPLSKLQLKYQTNLMIAQDKRLKAITEALAHMKVLKLYSWEKHFMDAISKLRSEETKWLSFVQTQKGYYLVLFWSSPILVSSATFVACYLFGVPLHVTNVFTFLASINLVQQPIRNLPDVVGAFIEAKVSLSRIVKFLEEPDMHTRDMKKKRQDDVNICINCTDVSWEMNTLKPTLNDINLDIKNGEKLAVCGEVGSGKSTLLSLILGEVPYINGTVDVYGKIAYVSQTAWIQTGTIQENILFGSNMEPKRYRQAIERSSLVKDLEMLPFGDLTEIGERGNNLSGGQKQRVQLARALYQDADIYLLDDPFSAVDAHTSTNLFNDYVMGALSGKTVLLVTHQVEFLPAFDSILLISSGKIMESGTFDELLTKSEEFQDLVNAQKTTSDPKCQEVHATNKRPMEAEIEFDNNVSSEERDDVVFLKGDQLIKAEEREVGDAGLKPYIQYLKHNKGFLYFSLAVIVHSMFVVGQYIQSYKLAIDLQDSSVSRLKLIRVYTVIGLSVILFLILRSVLAVKLGLGASKSVYTTLSSSLFFAPMSFFDSTPFGRMLSRVSSDLSIVDIELPFLLNYTVGSIIISYSTYAILCFFAPEVLLIIVLMIYVTISVQRYYNASAKELMRLSGTTKSLVANHLAESISGIMTIRAFGQEGRFFLKNLEFIDKNARPIFHTFSATEWLILRLETICTIIMSSWMLGMTSLHSGSSGLTGMAFSYGLSLNAILVWCVQCQCTLENSIISVERLEQYMRIPSEESELVQTNHPLPGWPTCGKVEIRDLKVRYRPNAPLVLQGIRCTFEGGQKIGVVGRTGSGKTTLISALFRLVEPTDGKIIIDECDISTIRLHDLRSRIGIIPQDPTLFTGSVRYNLDPLSKYSDEQIWNVLDKCQLREAVQEKEGGLDSSVVQDGSNWSMGQRQLFCLGRALLKRSRILVLDEATASIDNATDAILQKTIRLEFADCTVITVAHRIPTVMDYTKVLAISDGRLVEFDEPKKLINKEGSLFRMLVKEYWARVEK; from the exons ATGTTGCTTGAATCTTTTCTTGAAATGCTCAATTCACATACATATCTCAATCATATTTTTCTGTTATCTCTTGACTTCCTCCTATTGTTCCTCTTGTTAGTTCTCCTAGTTTTTAAGATATCATTGAGGAATTTATTATCTTGTGGAATTACTAAGTTGTCAATTTCTTCAACCATTTTTAATGGATGTTTGAGCTTAGGATACATAGTATTTGGAGTATGGAAGCTTAAAGAGCAACACCAAGAATATGAACTTGTTGTCCATGGCATTACATGGTTATTTGTAAGTTTATTCATTAGCTTATGCAAGAAACAAACTTTCCTTATAGTGAAGATTTATTCAATCACTGCATTCTTGTTAGCAGTGTTTCTTTGCATAACATCTATGTGGAAATTTAAATATGATCATGGCAATGTAACAGATTTATTAAATGGACTATCTTTTGTTGGAGCAATACTTTTGCTCTGCATTGGATTTATTAAGGGAAGTGAATGTGATGAGACATGTTATAAGCCTTTACAAGATGGAATTACTCCATTTGCAAATGCTGGATTTCTTGGGAATTTGTCATTTTGGTGGTTGAATCCACTAATGAAGAAAGGTAAGAATAAGATTCTTGAGGACGAAGACGTTCCTCATCTAAGATCAGCCGATGGAGCAGGAACATGTTTTGATCAGTTCAATGAGAAAGTGGATATGCTTAAAAGAAAAGACCCTTTAGGAAAACCTTCTATATTAATGGCAATACTCCTCTGCCACAAAAAATCTATCCTGATATCGGGGGTGTTTGCTCTAATTAAGGTCTTAACGCTGACAACAGGACCGTTGTTTCTTCATACGTTCATCGAGGTTGCTGAAGGAAGAGAATCCTTTAAGTATGAAGGATTTGCTCTAACAGCTGGCTTTTTCCTTGCCAAATGCTTGGAATCTTTAGCGGAGAGGCAATGGCTCTTCAGAAGTAGACTGATTGGACTACAAGTAAAATCTTCACTCACTGCAGCTATATTTCACAAACAACTCCATGTCTTAAATGCTGCAAAGAAAACTCATTCCCCTGGCCAGGTAATGAACTATGTCACTGTGGATGCTCATAAAATAGGTGAATTCCCCTTTTGGTTTCATCAGATATGGACGACATTTCTTCAGCTCGTCCTAGTGTTATGTGTAATGTACTATTCTATAGGGGTAGCTGCATCAGCAGCATTAGTGATTGTAATAGTAACTGTAGTAGCGAATTCCCCGTTATCCAAGTTGCAGCTTAAGTATCAGACTAACCTCATGATAGCACAAGATAAAAGGCTAAAGGCAATCACGGAAGCACTCGCGCATATGAAGGTTCTCAAGCTATATTCTTGGGAGAAACATTTCATGGACGCGATAAGCAAGTTGAGATCAGAAGAAACCAAGTGGCTTTCATTTGTACAAACACAAAAAGGATACTACCTCGTCCTGTTTTGGTCATCTCCTATTCTGGTCTCATCTGCAACTTTTGTAGCTTGTTACTTGTTTGGAGTTCCTCTTCATGTCACCAATGTTTTCACATTTCTAGCCTCTATAAACCTTGTTCAGCAGCCTATTAGAAATCTCCCTGATGTTGTTGGGGCATTTATTGAAGCAAAGGTTTCGCTGTCGAGGATTGTGAAATTTCTTGAGGAACCTGACATGCATACAAgggatatgaagaagaaaaggcAAGATGATGTGAACATTTGTATAAACTGCACTGATGTTTCTTGGGAGATGAATACTTTAAAGCCTACGTTAAACGACATAAATCTCGATATTAAAAATGGTGAAAAACTAGCCGTATGCGGTGAAGTTGGCTCAGGGAAATCTACCCTCTTGTCTCTGATTCTTGGAGAAGTTCCATACATCAATGGCACA GTTGATGTTTATGGAAAGATAGCTTATGTTTCACAGACAGCATGGATTCAGACAGGGACCATACAAGAAAACATCCTATTTGGATCAAATATGGAACCAAAAAGATATCGGCAAGCTATAGAAAGGAGTTCACTAGTGAAAGACTTGGAGATGCTTCCATTTGGTGATCTTACTGAGATAGGAGAAAGAGGTAACAATTTGAGTGGAGGGCAAAAGCAAAGGGTTCAACTTGCTCGTGCCCTCTATCAGGATGCAGATATTTACCTCTTGGATGATCCATTTAGTGCTGTAGACGCACATACCTCGACCAATCTGTTTAAT GATTACGTCATGGGTGCTCTATCAGGAAAAACTGTGCTGCTGGTAACACACCAAGTTGAATTTCTTCCAGCATTTGATTCTATTTTG CTAATATCTAGTGGGAAGATCATGGAATCCGGTACATTTGATGAGTTGCTGACAAAGAGTGAAGAATTTCAGGACCTAGTTAATGCACAAAAAACTACTTCTGATCCTAAATGTCAAGAAGTTCATGCTACTAATAAAAGGCCTATGGAAGCTGAGATAGAGTTTGATAATAATGTTTCCTCCGAGGAACGAGATGATGTAGTTTTTCTAAAAGGAGATCAATTAATCAAAGCAGAAGAACGAGAAGTAGGAGACGCTGGATTGAAGCCATACATACAATATCTAAAGCATAACAAAGGATTCTTGTATTTCTCCTTGGCAGTCATTGTTCACTCAATGTTTGTAGTTGGGCAATATATACAGAGCTACAAGTTGGCTATTGACCTTCAAGATTCTAGTGTTAGCAGATTAAAGTTAATCAGGGTCTACACAGTCATTGGCCTTAGTGTAATACTCTTTCTGATTTTAAGATCCGTATTAGCGGTAAAGCTGGGGCTTGGTGCATCAAAATCAGTTTACACTACACTGTCAAGCTCTCTTTTCTTTGCACCAATGTCCTTTTTTGACTCGACGCCTTTTGGAAGAATGCTTAGTCGG GTATCTTCAGATTTGAGCATTGTTGACATTGAGTTGCCTTTCTTACTGAACTACACTGTTGGATCAATCATTATTTCATACTCTACCTATGCCATCCTGTGTTTTTTCGCTCCAGAGGTCCTGCTGATCATCGTGCTTATGATTTACGTAACAATATCAGTTCAG AGGTACTATAATGCTTCTGCTAAAGAACTGATGAGATTAAGTGGAACGACAAAGTCTTTAGTCGCCAATCATTTAGCTGAAAGCATTTCTGGGATAATGACTATTCGAGCTTTTGGACAGGAAGGCCGTTTCTTTTTGAAGAACTTGGAGTTTATCGATAAAAATGCTAGGCCAATATTCCATACATTTTCAGCAACTGAATGGTTAATTCTACGTTTGGAGACAATATGCACGATTATCATGTCCTCATGGAtgcttggcatgacatctcttCATAGCGGGAGCTCTG GACTTACTGGAATGGCATTCTCCTATGGCCTATCACTAAATGCAATACTTGTTTGGTGTGTTCAATGTCAATGCACATTAGAAAATTCTATAATCTCTGTAGAAAGGCTAGAACAATACATGAGAATACCTAGTGAAGAATCTGAACTAGTGCAAACAAACCACCCTCTACCTGGTTGGCCTACCTGTGGCAAAGTGGAAATTCGCGACCTAAAG GTGAGGTACAGGCCAAATGCTCCATTAGTTCTTCAAGGTATTCGTTGTACATTTGAAGGGGGACAAAAGATTGGAGTTGTAGGTAGAACAGGCAGTGGGAAAACAACTCTTATCAGTGCATTGTTTCGACTAGTTGAGCCTACAGATGGCAAGATCATCATCGATGAATGTGATATTTCAACGATTAGGCTTCATGACCTTAGGTCGCGTATTGGAATTATTCCACAAGATCCTACACTCTTTACAGGTTCTGTAAGATACAATTTAGACCCCTTATCAAAATATAGTGATGAACAGATATGGAAT GTTCTTGATAAGTGTCAGCTTAGAGAGGCTGTCCAAGAAAAAGAAGGGGGACTAGATTCCTCag TTGTACAAGATGGATCAAACTGGAGCATGGGACAGAGACAATTGTTCTGTCTGGGACGCGCGTTGTTGAAGAGGAGTCGAATTCTAGTGTTAGATGAAGCCACTGCTTCCATTGACAATGCTACAGATGCAATTCTGCAGAAAACAATCAGGCTAGAATTTGCAGACTGCACAGTCATAACAGTTGCTCACAGAATTCCAACAGTTATGGATTACACTAAAGTTTTGGCAATAAGTGATG GGAGATTAGTTGAGTTTGATGAACCAAAGAAGTTGATAAACAAAGAGGGATCATTATTTAGAATGCTTGTTAAAGAGTATTGGGCTCGTGTTGAAAAGTGA